DNA from Helcococcus ovis:
GCGATTATTTTTTAATATTACAGGTAATGACACCCCCACAATTTCATGTATCTCATATATTTTTACAATTTACAGGTAATCTGAGCCCGGCAACCCTCACAATTTCATCTATCTCATATATTTTTGCAATTTACAGGTAATCTGAGCTCGGTAACACCCCCCACACACAATTTCATGTATCTCAAAGCTTCTCATTATTCGTTTATTTCGACGTTCCTTAGATATAGGAAAAAGGCTCCGCACAATATGTACAATAAACCGAAGATTATATATTCATACTCTAAAAATTCGGTTATATAGTATCCTAAAAATCCTCCGAGTATAAATGCACATATGGATTTTATATAAAATAGCATATATCTTAATTGTCTTTTATTTCCTTTTATATATTGACCAAAAGAAAATCCGGCGTCAGTTATATATCCTGTAATATGACTTGTCCTTACAGTTACACCTTTATAACTAATAAATAAGCCATTTTGTAATCCCATCCAAAATGTTATCAGGTACAATGCTCTAAATCCTATATTGATATATTGTAAAAAAATCAATACTATTCCTCCTGAAATGAGAATCCATGCATATCTCTTCTTTGGAAGTTTTATTTTTCTATGAAAAATAATGCCTGAAATAGTTGCTCCTAAAAAAAAGAATACTATCAAGACAATAAATCTATAAACGGGGATGTTTCCCTGAAAGTTACTAAGTGCAATCCAGCTGCCATTTCCTGTGTGATGTGTAACTGTTGCACCAAAAGTCTTTATAGCATATACATTCATAATTCCTGAAAGTAATGTAATCCAATATATCCAAAGTTTGAATTTTGTATGTGATTTACTGATTATTTCTCTTTCTAAAGTTGTTTGTTCTTTTTTCATAAATACTCCAAATAAAAAAGTTAGATTATAGAACCTAACTCTATTTATTTTATTAAATTAATTAATCTTTGTAAACTACATCTTTGTTATTTAACCATGCGTACCCGAATCCTAAGATTAATCCTCCTCCAACAAGATTTCCTAGAAAT
Protein-coding regions in this window:
- a CDS encoding YoaK family protein; translated protein: MKKEQTTLEREIISKSHTKFKLWIYWITLLSGIMNVYAIKTFGATVTHHTGNGSWIALSNFQGNIPVYRFIVLIVFFFLGATISGIIFHRKIKLPKKRYAWILISGGIVLIFLQYINIGFRALYLITFWMGLQNGLFISYKGVTVRTSHITGYITDAGFSFGQYIKGNKRQLRYMLFYIKSICAFILGGFLGYYITEFLEYEYIIFGLLYILCGAFFLYLRNVEINE